In the Coturnix japonica isolate 7356 chromosome 6, Coturnix japonica 2.1, whole genome shotgun sequence genome, one interval contains:
- the CCDC186 gene encoding coiled-coil domain-containing protein 186 encodes MEEYSPGMQSTLEPVGLSEEASYQSSDSKKPSETSGMKDCSSINCTGGDAGVLEAEPRLSSLDQDSTAADMSGGGGLTERQEQQCAILDRSEGQDCGANTCSERRIEGSTETGCLSSEEFGGDPKTNQTEQSLIELLQELREESDFVRKSSDKIYSESPYDTDCTKKLISTIQQTSSQEDLLKEIESELLSTDFSKECKCPNGVRKGERALAVFDKCVQDKYLQQEQTIKKLIKENKKHQELILEICSEKDNLKDELKKRTETEKQHLNIIKQLEARIEELNKEVKTNKDKLVAQDAAAKNAIQQLHKEMAFRMEQANKKCEEARHEKETMVMKYVRGEKESLDLRKEKEILERRVRDANKEIEKHTNKIKQLSQEKGRLHQLYENKESEATRLNKEIEKLKEEINSHVIKVKWAQNKLKTEMDSHKESKERLKDATTKLTQAKEEADQIRKNCQEMIKTYQESEEIKSNELDVKFKVTKGELEKQMQEKSDHLEVPHAKIKELEDLKRTFKEGMDELRTLRTKVKCLEDERLRTEDELSKYKEIINRQKTEIQSLLDRVKTVDRLQDQHQRDEQDIGALKEEVDGLNSLIADLQKDIEGSRKRESELLIFTEKLTSKNAQLQSENNSLQSQLDKLSYSERELQNQLECVQQAKDDLATKLQKEEDQRKLEVETLQAQLASEQKELTALKTHVDELKDELTTQKRKQAANLKDLTKQLQLARRKLDQIENGNYDKEVSSMGSRSSSSGSLNARSGNEDRSPENTGSSVAVDSFPEVDKSVLVERILRLQKAHARKNEKMEFMEDHIKHLVEEIRKKTKIIQSYILREEAGALSSEASDFNKVHLSRRGGIMASLYTSHPADSGLTLELSLEINRKLQAVLEDTLLKNITLKENLQTLGTEIERLIKHKHELEQKIKQT; translated from the exons ATGGAGGAATATTCACCAGGAATGCAGAGCACGCTGGAGCCAGTCGGTCTGTCAGAGGAAGCCTCTTACCAGTCCTCAGACAGCAAGAAGCCGAGTGAAACATCGGGAATGAAGGACTGTTCAAGCATCAATTGCACTGGAGGTGACGCTGGTGTTTTGGAAGCAGAACCGAGGTTGTCATCCTTGGACCAGGATTCAACAGCTGCTGACATGAGTGGTGGTGGAGGCCTGACGGaaaggcaggagcagcagtgtgctATTCTTGACCGCAGTGAAGGGCAGGACTGTGGTGCCAATACCTGCTCTGAAAGAAGGATAGAAGGCTCCACGGAAACAGGGTGTTTATCTAGTGAAGAATTTGGAGGAGATCCAAAAACTAATCAGACAGAGCAATCATTGATAGAACTACTTCAGGAGCTAAGGGAGGAATCGGACTTTGTGAGAAAATCTAGTGATAAAATCTATTCAGAAAGCCCTTATGACACAGACTGCACCAAGAAGCTTATTTCCACAATACAACAGACTTCTTCACAGGAGGATTTGCTGAAGGAAATAGAATCTGAACTCTTATCTACAGATTTTTCCAAAGAATGCAAATGCCCGAATGGTGTGAGGAAGGGTGAGCGTGCCTTGGCCGTGTTTGATAAATGCGTGCAAGATAAAtacctgcagcaggagcaaacTATAAAAAA attgattaaagaaaataaaaaacatcaaGAACTGATTTTGGAAATCTGCTCGGAAAAGGACAACTTGAAAGACGAGTTGAAAAAAcggacagaaacagaaaagcagcaccttAACATTATTAAACAG CTAGAAGCAAGAATAGAAGAGCTtaataaagaagtgaaaactAATAAAGACAAACTTGTAGCTCAAGATGCAGCAGCCAAAAATGCTATTCAGCAGTTGCATAAAGAAATGGCCTTTCGAATGGAACAG GCAAATAAGAAATGTGAAGAGGCGCGCCATGAGAAGGAAACAATGGTGATGAAATATGTCCGAGGGGAAAAGGAGTCACTTGACCTCCGAAAGGAAAAGGAGATACTTGAGAGAAGAGTGAGAGatgcaaacaaagaaattgaaaagcACACTAATAAAATTAAGCAGCTTTctcaggaaaaaggaagattGCACCAGCTCTATGAAAATAAG gaatcTGAAGCCACTCGACTCAACAAAGAGATTGAAAaattgaaagaagaaatcaattcTCACGTTATCAAAGTAAAATGGGCTCAGAacaagttaaaaacagaaatggattCTCACAAG GAATCCAAAGAGCGTCTCAAAGATGCAACAACAAAGTTGACTCaagcaaaagaagaagcagaCCAAATAAGGAAAAATTGTCAAGAAATGATAAAAACCTATCAA GAatcagaagaaattaaatcaaatgAATTGGATGTGAAATTCAAAGTAACTAAAGGAGAACTAGAGAAACAAATGCAGGAGAAATCTGACCACTTGGAG gtgcctcatgcaaaaataaaagaactggaAGACTTGAAGAGAACATTTAAAGAAGGCATGGATGAGCTTCGGACACTGAGAACAAAG gTGAAGTGTTTAGAGGATGAGCGTTTAAGAACAGAAGATGAATTATCCAAGTATAAAGAAATCATTAAtagacagaaaactgaaattcagagttTACTGGACAGAGTCAAAACTGTAGATCGTCTGCAGGATCAACATCAGAG AGATGAACAAGATATCGGTGCTCTAAAGGAAGAAGTAGATGGTCTCAATTCTCTTATTGCTGATCTCCAGAAAGACATTGAAGGTAGTCGGAAAAGAGAATCTGAGCTATTGAtattcactgaaaaattaacCAGTAAGAATGCACAGCTTCAGTCTGAAAACAATTCCTTACAGAGCCAATTGGATAAGCTTTCTTACAGCGAAAGAGAGCTGCAGAATCAGCTGGAATGTGTTCAACAGGCTAAAGATGATCTG GCCACCAAGTTGCAGAAGGAGGAGGATCAACGAAAGCTAGAGGTTGAGACGCTACAGGCTCAGCTAgcttcagagcagaaagaacTGACAGCACTGAAGACCCACGTGGATGAGCTGAAAGATGAACTGACTACACAGAAGCGCAAGCAAGCTGCAAACCTGAAAGATCTAACTAAACAGCTTCAGCTAg CACGGAGGAAATTGGATCAGATTGAAAATGGTAATTATGACAAAGAAGTCAGCAGCATGGGGAGCCGTTCCAGTTCATCAG GGTCCCTTAATGCGCGCAGTGGCAATGAGGATCGGTCTCCAGAGAATACTGGATCTTCCGTGGCTGTGGATAGCTTCCCAGAGGTGGACAAGTCTGTCTTGGTCGAAAGAATTCTAAGGCTACAGAAAGCACACGCTCgaaaaaatgagaagatggAGTTTATGGAGGATCACATTAAACACCTAGTGGaggaaatcaggaaaaaaacaaa AATTATTCAGAGTTACATTTTGCGGGAGGAAGCTGGAGCATTGTCCTCAGAGGCCTCTGACTTCAACAAAGTACATTTGAGTAGGCGGGGAGGTATTATGGCGTCTCTGTATACATCTCATCCTGCAGATAGTGGTCTCACCTTAGAACTTTCCTTAGAGATAAACAGAAAGCTGCAAGCTGTGTTAGAAGATACgttactgaaaaatattacattaaaa gaaAACCTTCAAACCTTAGGAACAGAAATAGAGCGGCTTATAAAACACAAGCATGAACTGGAACAGAAAATCAAGCAGACATAA